The segment TGCCCGTGCGCTACTTCCTGGGCGGCCATCCGCAGGAGATTTTGGATTGCGCTGTGCTCTTCGTCAGTCCAGGAGTGCCATTGGATGCACCGATTGTGGTGGAGGCCAGGCGGCGTGGCCTGACGCTGAGCAGCGAGTCGCGCTTGTTCTGTCGCCTATGCCCGGCACTCATTGTTGGGATCACCGGGTCGAGTGGCAAGACAACGACTTCCACTCTGGTTGCCAAGATGTTGGAGAAAGGTGGGCACACTGTGCACCTGGGCGGCAATATCGGCAATCCGCTCATCAACCGCTTGCCTCTGATACGCCCAAGCGATATAGTGGTGATGGAACTATCCAGCTTCCAGTTGGACTTTTTCGACCCATTGTTCGGTGCGCAGCCGCACGGCGATTTGGTCAGCCCGCTTTTCCCACCTGGTGGCTGGAGCCCACCCATTGCAGCGGTGCTGAATATCACACCGAACCATCTAGACCGGCATCCAACCATGGAGGACTATATTGCGGCTAAGCAGAAAATCGTGCGCTATCAACGGCCACGGGATCATGCCTTGCTCAATCTCGATGACGCAGTGGCGCAGAGCTTTGCTACCCATTGCCTGGGTCGCATCGCCTTCTTCAGCCTGAGCAGGCAAGTCCCGCTTGGGGCTTACCTGAAGGGGGACAGCCTGGTGCTGCGCAGTGAGGGCCGCGAGACTGCAGTGTGCTCCGTTGGCGAGATACGCTTGCGCGGGCGGCATAACGTGGCCAACATGCTGGCTGCCTGCGCCATTGCCAACCTGCTCAGTGTGCCCGTGCAGGCAATGGCTGAGGTGGCAAGGACTTTTGCGGGAGTGGAGCACCGCCTGGAACTGGTGTGCAAGTGGCGCGGCGTATGGTACTACAACGATTCGATTGCCACATCACCGGAGAGGGCAATAGCAGCGCTCAATTCTTTCGCTGAGCCGATCGTGCTGCTCGCTGGCGGGCGCGATAAGCATCTACCATGGACAGATTGGGCCGACCTTGTCCGGCAGAAAGTGGTACATGTCATTGTCTTTGGCGAGGCTGCGGCATTGATCGAGAGGGAGTTATATAAATTGGGCGGCCAGGTACCGCCGGTGCATCACGCTGAGAGCCTGGCCCATGCTGTGCAATTAGCCGCCGAATTGGCAAAACCCGGCCAGGTAGTGCTCTTCTCACCTGGCGGAACGAGCTTTGATGCCTTCCGTGATTATGCGGAACGAGGAGAAACCTTCAAGCGCCTGGTTCATGCTTTGTGCCATCCGTGCTGCACAAATCAGGGTGGAGCGTGAGGAAACTATGGGTACCAAACAAAGAGCAACGATGAGGATAGACTATCCGCTACTGTTTGTGGTTTTAGTGCTGGTTATCCTGGGATTGATGATGATCTACAGTGCGACCTTCACCTGGGAAGACCAGGTTGCTATCCTGAGTA is part of the Chloroflexota bacterium genome and harbors:
- the murD gene encoding UDP-N-acetylmuramoyl-L-alanine--D-glutamate ligase, whose product is MSTGQSDVRDEWNLKGKRVTVLGLGREGTALTRFLVEQGAHVTVSDLKDASQLQPVLAQLNGMPVRYFLGGHPQEILDCAVLFVSPGVPLDAPIVVEARRRGLTLSSESRLFCRLCPALIVGITGSSGKTTTSTLVAKMLEKGGHTVHLGGNIGNPLINRLPLIRPSDIVVMELSSFQLDFFDPLFGAQPHGDLVSPLFPPGGWSPPIAAVLNITPNHLDRHPTMEDYIAAKQKIVRYQRPRDHALLNLDDAVAQSFATHCLGRIAFFSLSRQVPLGAYLKGDSLVLRSEGRETAVCSVGEIRLRGRHNVANMLAACAIANLLSVPVQAMAEVARTFAGVEHRLELVCKWRGVWYYNDSIATSPERAIAALNSFAEPIVLLAGGRDKHLPWTDWADLVRQKVVHVIVFGEAAALIERELYKLGGQVPPVHHAESLAHAVQLAAELAKPGQVVLFSPGGTSFDAFRDYAERGETFKRLVHALCHPCCTNQGGA